From the Phycisphaeraceae bacterium genome, one window contains:
- a CDS encoding NfeD family protein gives MTSRPLQLLALTLLLAASLLAQTTPAPTPRIATASAIPSIIPPGGKIALLRIEGVIQSTLEELLQRRVDRAIAQGASVIVIELDTPGGELPAALRLSRLIKAIPVPTVAWVNPDAYSAGALLASAADEIVMATSASIGDAAPINLFSSNLGPTERAKALSPLLSEFKDNATRNGYDYAPLHAMCVLGVEVYYIENPATGQRRLVNQVDYQLMVHGSPTLASQISQGISSVTGAGSVGQPTQDVATTADLGQWLPVDVLPSGDTIPDGRVHDGNSLLTIKDIRARDLRISRATIDTTTQLINDLQAADLIEVRNSWAENAALFLAQWWVRGILVALFLIGVFLELSAPGLSLPGAVAILALTGLFGAPLILGLASVWHIVLFVIGLLLLITDLLFLIGFGFLGAAGLSLMVIALIVSVLPSGSTPLGASDPAYWSQLGYAIASLLLATGITAAFAVALPHVFTRIPLLNALILADPEPADPSTDHISGEEVLGTGHLNVGDTGTVASSVMRPSGEILINNQRIDAITNGEYLTQHQPIRITEIHGSRIVVEPITTLAT, from the coding sequence GTGACCTCACGCCCCCTCCAACTCCTCGCCCTCACCCTCCTCCTCGCCGCCTCCCTCCTCGCGCAAACCACCCCCGCCCCGACCCCACGCATCGCCACCGCTTCCGCCATCCCCTCCATCATCCCCCCCGGCGGGAAGATCGCCCTGCTCCGCATCGAAGGCGTCATCCAGTCCACCCTCGAAGAACTCCTCCAACGGCGCGTCGACCGCGCCATCGCCCAGGGCGCCTCGGTCATCGTCATCGAACTCGACACCCCCGGCGGGGAACTCCCCGCCGCCCTCCGCCTCTCACGGCTCATCAAAGCCATCCCCGTCCCCACCGTCGCTTGGGTCAACCCCGACGCTTATTCCGCTGGCGCCCTGCTCGCCTCCGCCGCCGACGAAATCGTCATGGCCACCTCCGCCTCCATCGGCGACGCGGCCCCCATCAACCTCTTCTCCTCCAACCTCGGACCCACCGAACGCGCTAAAGCCCTCTCGCCCCTCCTCTCAGAGTTCAAAGACAACGCCACCCGCAACGGCTACGACTACGCACCCCTCCACGCCATGTGCGTCCTTGGCGTCGAGGTCTACTACATCGAGAACCCCGCCACCGGACAACGACGACTCGTCAACCAGGTCGACTACCAGCTCATGGTCCACGGCTCGCCCACCCTCGCCTCGCAGATCTCCCAGGGCATCAGCTCCGTCACCGGCGCCGGCAGCGTCGGCCAGCCCACCCAGGACGTCGCCACCACCGCCGACCTCGGCCAGTGGTTGCCCGTCGATGTCCTGCCCTCAGGCGACACCATCCCCGACGGCCGCGTCCACGATGGCAACTCACTGCTGACCATCAAAGACATCCGCGCCCGCGACCTCCGCATCTCCCGCGCCACCATCGACACCACCACCCAACTCATCAACGACCTCCAGGCCGCCGACCTCATCGAAGTCCGCAACTCCTGGGCCGAAAACGCCGCCCTCTTCCTCGCCCAGTGGTGGGTCCGCGGCATCCTCGTCGCCCTCTTCCTCATCGGCGTCTTCCTCGAACTCTCCGCCCCCGGTCTCTCCCTCCCGGGCGCCGTAGCCATCCTCGCCCTCACCGGACTCTTCGGTGCCCCCCTCATCCTCGGACTCGCCTCGGTCTGGCACATCGTCCTCTTCGTCATCGGCCTCCTGCTGCTCATCACCGACCTGCTCTTCCTCATCGGCTTCGGCTTCCTCGGCGCCGCCGGCCTCTCGCTGATGGTCATCGCGCTGATCGTCTCCGTCCTCCCCTCCGGATCCACACCCCTCGGGGCCTCCGACCCCGCCTACTGGAGCCAACTCGGTTACGCCATCGCCAGCCTCCTCCTCGCCACCGGCATCACCGCCGCCTTCGCCGTCGCCCTGCCCCACGTCTTCACCAGGATCCCCCTCCTCAACGCCCTCATCCTCGCCGACCCCGAACCCGCCGACCCCAGCACCGACCACATCTCCGGCGAAGAAGTCCTCGGCACCGGACACCTCAACGTCGGCGACACCGGCACCGTCGCATCCTCCGTCATGCGACCCTCCGGCGAGATCCTCATCAACAACCAACGCATCGACGCCATCACCAACGGCGAATACCTCACCCAACACCAACCCATCCGCATCACCGAGATCCACGGCTCAAGAATCGTCGTCGAACCGATCACTACCCTGGCGACTTAG
- a CDS encoding DUF3179 domain-containing (seleno)protein, which translates to MTEAHDRAEPAEGQAAPRQQSVIRTILTVGVGLVAMLVVINAVLVVIYPGYVFYDQRRPDWRGAPMGDPHGSAIWDEDGVTWLWGGAREGEAHFDISNLTLKEGRFKYGLGREAFSALVSPRFVSVDEAHAWLPERERVLLVEVNGEARIYPVGLLVRHEVVNDRVGGVPVFAAYCILADLGAVYDRRYGGQELTFAVSGYTYAQRGVWGGLDAFVLWDRDTESLWWPLVGKAVAGALVDTPLALLDESHWSQTTYAAARGLAPHARVLDDGQWTTWAEERPKEWDRLDLASIEAVRSGPGPLAVAPRWGENGVTEPSPEAAEVLQVE; encoded by the coding sequence ATGACAGAAGCACACGATCGGGCGGAACCCGCTGAGGGGCAGGCTGCGCCGCGTCAACAGTCCGTGATCCGAACGATCTTGACGGTGGGGGTTGGGTTGGTGGCGATGCTTGTTGTCATCAACGCTGTTCTGGTTGTGATTTATCCCGGGTATGTCTTCTACGATCAGCGTCGGCCGGATTGGCGGGGGGCGCCGATGGGCGACCCGCATGGCTCGGCGATCTGGGACGAAGACGGCGTCACCTGGCTGTGGGGCGGGGCACGGGAGGGGGAGGCTCACTTTGATATCTCGAATCTGACGCTGAAGGAGGGGCGGTTCAAGTATGGGCTGGGGCGCGAGGCGTTCTCGGCGCTGGTCTCGCCACGGTTTGTAAGTGTTGATGAGGCGCACGCTTGGCTGCCTGAGAGGGAGCGGGTGCTGCTGGTGGAGGTGAATGGTGAGGCTCGGATTTACCCGGTTGGGTTGCTGGTGAGGCACGAGGTGGTGAATGATCGCGTGGGGGGTGTGCCGGTGTTCGCGGCGTACTGCATCCTGGCGGACCTGGGCGCGGTGTATGATCGTCGGTACGGGGGGCAGGAGCTCACATTTGCGGTCTCTGGCTACACTTACGCGCAGCGTGGTGTATGGGGCGGACTGGATGCCTTTGTGCTCTGGGACCGGGATACGGAGTCGTTGTGGTGGCCGCTGGTGGGGAAAGCGGTAGCGGGAGCGCTGGTGGATACGCCGTTGGCACTGCTGGATGAAAGCCACTGGTCACAAACGACTTACGCGGCGGCCCGGGGGCTGGCGCCGCACGCGAGGGTGTTGGATGACGGGCAGTGGACGACGTGGGCTGAGGAGCGTCCCAAGGAGTGGGATCGTTTGGATTTAGCCTCGATTGAGGCTGTGCGCAGCGGTCCAGGCCCGCTGGCGGTGGCCCCGCGGTGGGGGGAAAACGGTGTTACTGAACCGTCGCCCGAGGCGGCTGAAGTGTTACAGGTTGAGTGA